From one Flavobacteriales bacterium genomic stretch:
- a CDS encoding 4'-phosphopantetheinyl transferase superfamily protein gives MFSREIELHCSPTERTALAGDLPRLDAGGEVQLLFATLTACKGEGARLLSVLDEDERARAARFRFAEDRERFVLGHGLLRDVLAGALPADPASIRFVRGPHGKPYIEGAPMHFNFSDTKDAVLVGTAQGLEIGVDLETLHRRVDHKAVAGHHFTPAEVDELNGIPGEARKRRFLELWTRKEAVLKASGVGIMDDLKEMRVLDGANPMRITHPAFSSLSANAYYVKTFMIGDTHLVSVAASSPFTVKLAGYRAGQS, from the coding sequence ATGTTCTCGCGTGAGATTGAGCTGCATTGCTCACCGACAGAGCGTACGGCGCTGGCAGGCGACTTGCCCCGGCTGGATGCCGGCGGTGAAGTGCAACTCCTGTTCGCCACCTTGACTGCGTGCAAAGGCGAAGGCGCCCGCTTGCTGAGCGTGCTCGATGAAGATGAGCGTGCGCGCGCCGCACGATTCCGATTCGCTGAGGACCGCGAGCGATTCGTGCTCGGCCATGGCTTGCTGCGCGATGTGCTTGCCGGGGCACTGCCCGCTGACCCCGCAAGCATCCGTTTCGTCAGGGGCCCGCATGGGAAACCCTACATCGAAGGCGCGCCGATGCACTTCAACTTCAGCGATACCAAGGATGCCGTGCTCGTGGGCACCGCCCAGGGCCTGGAGATCGGCGTCGACCTGGAGACCCTTCACCGCCGCGTGGATCATAAGGCGGTAGCCGGCCATCATTTCACCCCTGCGGAGGTCGATGAGCTCAATGGCATTCCCGGCGAGGCACGCAAGCGGCGCTTCCTTGAATTGTGGACACGCAAAGAAGCGGTGCTGAAGGCCAGCGGCGTGGGCATCATGGACGACCTGAAGGAGATGCGCGTGCTCGATGGCGCCAATCCCATGCGCATCACGCATCCGGCGTTCTCCAGCCTTTCCGCGAACGCTTACTACGTGAAGACGTTCATGATCGGCGATACCCATCTGGTGAGTGTGGCTGCATCATCACCCTTCACGGTGAAGCTGGCCGGGTACCGCGCCGGTCAGTCCTGA
- the coaD gene encoding pantetheine-phosphate adenylyltransferase, whose protein sequence is MTAPIAVFPGTFDPITIGHVSIVRRALPLFSKVVVGVGVNASKQTLFSEKQRLAWVRQAFAGEALVEVVSFSGLTVDLCQRVGAAFIVRGLRNSTDHGYERSIALVNRQLAGVETLFLPAAPEHAHISSTIVRELLANRADVSAFVPSGIMPKLP, encoded by the coding sequence ATGACCGCCCCCATCGCTGTCTTCCCCGGCACCTTCGACCCGATCACCATCGGGCACGTGAGCATCGTGCGGCGCGCGCTGCCCTTGTTCAGCAAGGTCGTGGTTGGAGTCGGCGTGAACGCCTCGAAGCAGACGCTCTTCAGCGAGAAGCAGCGGCTGGCGTGGGTGCGACAAGCCTTCGCTGGGGAGGCGCTGGTGGAAGTGGTTTCCTTCAGCGGACTTACGGTCGATCTCTGCCAGCGTGTGGGCGCGGCCTTCATCGTGCGCGGCCTGCGCAACAGCACCGATCACGGCTACGAGCGCAGCATCGCCTTGGTGAATCGGCAGCTCGCCGGCGTGGAGACCCTGTTCCTGCCTGCAGCACCGGAACACGCGCACATCAGCAGCACCATCGTGCGCGAATTGCTGGCCAATAGGGCCGATGTTTCCGCGTTTGTTCCTTCGGGCATCATGCCGAAACTGCCATGA
- a CDS encoding amino acid adenylation domain-containing protein, whose amino-acid sequence MEKFIQEPRFVAIDFDPFTGPAIERTIPTTEAQREVLTASEMGVDASCAYNESVTLELKGTLDRPALERAMHELVKRHESLRATLNASGTRMLVTDEVRFELPFTDLTSQNERERGKQLDAIAQKEMTTPFDLRNGPLFRAQLIKVASDAHLLRLCGHHVVCDGWSLGIMMAEISALYNAAKNGSAPKLPEANPFSEYSIATIDFAKSPEHAAVERYWLDLYKGPIPRLDLPTDRPRPKQKTYKGNRLDLLLPQDLVRGHKEVATRSGASFVTTLLTTFEVLLHKLTGDSDIVVGLPAAGQSDLGMKHLVGHCVNLLALRSRIDEEQPFIEHLKARRTGVLDAFDNQKYTFGTLLRKLNVPREPGRIPLCPVVFNIDMNMDDGVGFDGLQHRFISNPRAFENFELFLNATGNERHLTLEWSYNTDLFDEATVRGWMDQLIALIKRVSDSPNATIADLVSDAALAGEQQSPKPEWHGRATSYPKVDIGSLFDEVAAKHADRTAVELLDQKMSYRELQQRVHAVSAALIGMGVKTGEPVGLCMDRSFDMVVAMLATLRTGGCFVPFDPAYPADRLALMFSDTDVKVMLTQRHLANALPKHGAKNILLDEVNAGGDATVPKVSPDAPAYIMYTSGSTGMPKGVVVPHRAIVRLVREQNFVAFGPDLCWLQLSNISFDASTLEIWGALLNGGRLVLQAQQKPTLPEVCDTIQKHKVTSVWFTVGLFNMLVDEQLDRLRGLKHILTGGDVLSAPHVKKAFLALGPNVLINGYGPTENTTFTCCFPINSKASITDSVPIGFPLNNTTVHVLDEQRNPVPVGRKGELYTGGDGVALGYWKRDDLTAEKFIDDPFSGKSGAKLYRTGDIVKWQADGSIAFIGRADGQVKIRGFRIELGEIENALNDLPGVKDKVVVARQVGPGEKQLACYVIPSEAHHGNQDDLLNIVREHLRAKLPSYMVPTGFMVLNELPLTANGKIDRRALPAPSAQTSALKAEHVAPRNTIERALAALWGRVLNASDIGIHDDFFDLGGHSLIGIQLLGQVEQQFSKTLPLKSLFEAPTIAQFAELLKGEGDAHEWKNLSLIQPDGEGLPLFCVHGDEASHFIPKHIGNTRPFYAFFHQGEDGKRIEYTTVETIASHFIREMKQAKPKGPYLLTGFSFGGIVAYEMAQQLAAAGEEVPMLALIDTYSPALHAEAIATDKRFYTPLKNAIYRWIVRRALRNGAAVPTRFRNFHIIDTYDSAVLAYDPKPWKGALTVLKAQDSWGPKEMGWETLAQGGLEVKVLLGGHYNIIKEPNVRALALALEDLARTMANTQRASVL is encoded by the coding sequence ATGGAGAAGTTCATCCAAGAACCCCGATTCGTCGCTATTGATTTCGACCCCTTCACTGGGCCGGCGATCGAACGCACCATCCCCACCACCGAGGCGCAGCGCGAAGTGCTCACCGCCTCCGAGATGGGCGTGGACGCCAGCTGTGCCTACAATGAGAGCGTCACGCTGGAACTGAAGGGAACGCTCGACCGACCCGCCCTGGAGCGCGCGATGCACGAATTGGTGAAGCGCCACGAATCACTGCGCGCAACGCTCAATGCCAGCGGCACACGCATGCTCGTGACCGATGAAGTGCGGTTCGAGCTGCCATTCACGGACCTGACATCGCAGAACGAAAGAGAGCGCGGCAAGCAGCTTGATGCCATCGCGCAGAAGGAAATGACCACGCCCTTCGACCTGCGCAACGGCCCGCTCTTCCGCGCGCAGTTAATCAAGGTCGCGAGCGACGCGCATCTTCTTCGGCTGTGCGGCCACCACGTGGTGTGCGACGGATGGAGCCTCGGCATCATGATGGCCGAGATCAGCGCGTTGTACAATGCCGCGAAGAATGGCAGCGCACCAAAACTCCCTGAGGCGAACCCCTTCAGTGAGTATAGTATCGCCACCATCGACTTCGCGAAGAGTCCCGAGCACGCTGCCGTGGAGCGCTATTGGCTCGATCTCTACAAAGGGCCCATCCCGCGCCTCGACCTTCCCACCGACCGTCCGCGCCCGAAGCAGAAGACCTACAAGGGCAATCGCCTCGACCTCCTGCTCCCGCAGGACCTGGTGCGCGGCCATAAAGAAGTGGCCACGCGCAGCGGCGCCAGCTTCGTCACCACGCTGTTGACCACCTTCGAGGTGCTGCTGCACAAGCTCACCGGCGACAGCGACATCGTGGTGGGCTTGCCAGCCGCTGGCCAGAGCGACCTGGGCATGAAGCACCTGGTGGGCCATTGCGTGAACCTGCTCGCGCTGCGCAGCCGTATCGACGAGGAGCAGCCCTTCATCGAGCACCTGAAGGCCCGTCGCACCGGTGTGCTCGACGCATTCGACAATCAGAAGTACACCTTCGGCACATTGCTGCGCAAGCTGAACGTACCGCGCGAACCCGGCCGCATCCCGCTCTGTCCGGTCGTGTTCAACATCGACATGAACATGGACGATGGCGTTGGCTTCGATGGGCTTCAGCACCGCTTCATCAGCAACCCGCGCGCCTTCGAGAACTTCGAGCTCTTCCTCAATGCCACCGGCAACGAGAGGCACCTCACGCTCGAGTGGAGCTATAACACCGACCTCTTCGATGAGGCCACGGTGCGCGGGTGGATGGACCAGCTCATCGCATTGATCAAACGCGTAAGCGATTCACCCAATGCCACCATCGCCGACCTGGTCAGTGATGCGGCCCTTGCTGGTGAGCAGCAGTCGCCGAAGCCCGAGTGGCACGGCCGCGCCACCTCTTACCCGAAGGTGGATATCGGCAGCCTCTTCGATGAGGTGGCCGCGAAGCACGCGGACCGCACCGCAGTGGAATTGCTCGACCAAAAGATGAGCTACCGCGAGCTGCAGCAGCGCGTGCATGCAGTGAGCGCCGCGCTCATCGGCATGGGCGTGAAGACCGGCGAGCCCGTCGGCCTGTGCATGGACCGCAGCTTCGACATGGTGGTGGCCATGCTCGCCACGCTCCGCACCGGCGGCTGCTTCGTGCCATTCGACCCCGCTTACCCAGCCGATCGCCTCGCCTTGATGTTCAGCGACACCGATGTGAAGGTGATGCTGACGCAACGCCATCTGGCCAACGCCTTGCCGAAGCATGGCGCTAAGAACATTCTCCTCGATGAGGTGAATGCCGGCGGCGACGCAACGGTTCCGAAGGTCTCGCCCGATGCGCCCGCGTACATCATGTACACCAGCGGCAGCACGGGAATGCCGAAGGGCGTGGTGGTGCCGCATCGCGCTATCGTGCGTCTCGTTCGCGAACAGAACTTCGTGGCCTTCGGACCGGACCTCTGCTGGCTGCAGCTCTCGAACATCAGCTTCGATGCGAGCACCCTGGAGATCTGGGGCGCCCTGCTGAATGGCGGCAGGCTCGTGCTGCAGGCGCAGCAGAAGCCCACGCTGCCGGAGGTCTGCGACACCATCCAGAAGCACAAGGTCACCAGCGTATGGTTCACCGTTGGCCTCTTCAACATGCTGGTGGATGAGCAACTCGACCGCCTGCGAGGCCTGAAGCACATCCTCACCGGCGGCGATGTGCTGAGCGCGCCGCACGTGAAGAAGGCATTTCTGGCCCTCGGCCCCAATGTGCTCATCAACGGCTACGGTCCCACGGAGAACACCACGTTCACCTGCTGCTTCCCCATCAACAGCAAAGCGAGCATCACTGACAGCGTCCCCATCGGCTTCCCTCTCAACAACACAACCGTCCATGTGCTCGATGAACAGCGCAACCCGGTACCCGTGGGCCGCAAAGGCGAGCTCTACACCGGCGGCGACGGCGTGGCCTTGGGTTATTGGAAGCGCGACGACCTCACAGCCGAGAAGTTCATCGACGACCCCTTCAGCGGGAAGAGCGGCGCCAAGCTCTACCGCACAGGAGACATCGTGAAGTGGCAGGCCGATGGCAGCATCGCCTTCATCGGCCGTGCCGATGGGCAGGTGAAGATCCGAGGCTTCCGCATCGAGCTGGGCGAGATCGAGAACGCGCTGAACGACCTGCCCGGCGTGAAGGACAAGGTGGTCGTCGCACGTCAGGTTGGGCCTGGGGAGAAGCAGCTCGCCTGCTACGTGATCCCATCAGAAGCACACCACGGCAATCAGGACGATCTGCTCAACATCGTGCGCGAGCACTTGCGTGCGAAGCTGCCCAGCTACATGGTGCCCACGGGCTTCATGGTGCTGAATGAACTGCCGCTCACCGCGAACGGCAAGATCGACCGGCGCGCTCTCCCCGCGCCTTCCGCGCAAACCAGCGCGCTGAAGGCCGAGCATGTGGCACCGCGCAACACCATCGAGCGCGCGCTCGCCGCCCTCTGGGGCAGGGTCCTCAATGCATCGGACATCGGCATCCATGATGACTTCTTCGACCTCGGCGGGCACTCGCTCATCGGCATCCAGCTGCTCGGACAAGTGGAGCAGCAGTTCAGCAAAACGCTGCCGTTGAAGTCGCTCTTCGAAGCACCGACCATCGCGCAATTCGCAGAGCTGCTGAAGGGTGAAGGCGACGCGCACGAGTGGAAGAACCTCTCGCTCATACAGCCCGACGGCGAAGGCCTTCCGCTCTTCTGCGTGCATGGCGACGAAGCGAGCCACTTCATACCCAAGCATATCGGCAACACGAGGCCCTTTTACGCCTTCTTCCACCAAGGCGAGGATGGCAAGCGCATCGAATACACCACCGTTGAGACGATCGCTTCACACTTCATCCGCGAGATGAAGCAGGCGAAGCCAAAAGGGCCATACCTGCTCACAGGTTTCTCCTTCGGGGGCATCGTGGCCTACGAGATGGCGCAGCAGCTCGCCGCAGCCGGCGAAGAGGTGCCCATGCTCGCCTTGATCGACACCTACTCCCCTGCCTTGCACGCTGAAGCGATTGCCACCGACAAGCGCTTCTACACGCCGCTGAAGAATGCGATCTACCGCTGGATCGTTCGTCGTGCGTTGCGCAATGGAGCCGCCGTGCCCACGCGCTTCCGGAACTTCCACATCATCGACACCTACGACAGCGCGGTGCTTGCGTACGATCCGAAGCCCTGGAAAGGCGCACTCACAGTGCTGAAGGCTCAGGACTCGTGGGGGCCGAAGGAGATGGGATGGGAGACCCTGGCACAAGGCGGCCTAGAGGTCAAAGTGCTGCTCGGAGGCCACTACAACATCATCAAAGAGCCGAATGTGAGGGCGCTCGCGCTCGCCTTGGAGGACTTGGCGCGCACCATGGCCAACACGCAACGCGCCTCGGTGCTTTGA
- a CDS encoding DUF3822 family protein, whose amino-acid sequence MKSGGWSAPRYEPAQERAWHLSTLINETQCAWCAHDIASGEPMALHWSEGHDALDSDALPAQPASATFVTLPEWSAMVPEAALAPGAEAQHLRLVHGGLPTGAMRTETVDTLGAVCVYLHDDELERKVLDRFPNARPLPMQSLLARGAMSRSADGPVLLVHRGQDRLDCAIADHGRLLLSNTYPARSSQDALYYALLSADGASLRPGELRLLFGGTHLTPHEIDLLQRYFPQSGASLRAWNGHADEPGRMPQRWFALLEQFACAS is encoded by the coding sequence ATGAAGAGCGGTGGCTGGAGCGCGCCGCGCTATGAGCCCGCCCAAGAACGGGCGTGGCATCTGAGCACGCTGATCAACGAAACGCAATGCGCGTGGTGCGCGCATGACATTGCCTCCGGAGAGCCGATGGCGCTGCACTGGTCCGAAGGGCACGATGCGCTCGATAGCGATGCGCTGCCCGCACAACCGGCCTCGGCCACTTTCGTGACGCTGCCCGAATGGAGCGCCATGGTGCCCGAAGCGGCACTGGCCCCGGGTGCAGAGGCCCAGCACCTGCGGTTGGTGCATGGCGGGCTGCCCACCGGGGCCATGCGCACGGAAACCGTGGATACCCTTGGCGCGGTATGCGTGTACCTGCATGACGATGAATTGGAGCGCAAGGTCCTTGACCGCTTTCCGAATGCGCGGCCCCTGCCCATGCAATCGCTCCTGGCGCGCGGCGCCATGTCGCGCTCAGCCGATGGCCCGGTGCTATTGGTCCATCGGGGGCAGGACAGGCTCGATTGCGCCATTGCCGACCATGGCCGACTGCTGCTCTCGAACACTTACCCCGCCCGCAGCTCGCAGGATGCCCTTTACTATGCGCTGCTGTCAGCCGATGGCGCGTCCCTTCGACCTGGCGAGCTGCGGCTCCTTTTCGGTGGCACGCACCTCACGCCGCATGAGATTGACCTGCTGCAGCGCTACTTCCCCCAATCGGGTGCTTCGCTGCGTGCTTGGAACGGGCACGCGGACGAACCGGGCCGCATGCCGCAACGATGGTTCGCGCTGCTGGAGCAATTCGCATGCGCGTCATAG
- a CDS encoding alpha/beta fold hydrolase: MPERFLIKLRSEGRLTPLVCVLCDLAGREMPKHVEPDRAVLALKHQGDNGLRIQLTTVEAIAERYLHELRAAVPGGPVILCGYSFGGVLAYEMAIRLDQAGMQPPLLILVDSYAPSLHAEAMRQGRSVFSAIKHSLIAPVVERRLRRGLPLQGAFNHYHIIDTYDKATLAYQPVAYNGRMTVLHAADGWGPPDMGWQAHAAGPFSARMVEGDHFTMVRPAGINALATAINAAIAEAGC; encoded by the coding sequence ATGCCTGAGCGATTCCTGATCAAGCTCCGCAGCGAGGGGCGCCTCACCCCATTGGTGTGCGTGCTTTGCGACCTCGCAGGCCGCGAGATGCCCAAGCATGTAGAGCCGGATCGCGCGGTGCTTGCGCTGAAGCATCAGGGCGACAATGGCCTACGGATCCAGCTCACAACGGTTGAGGCCATCGCCGAGCGGTACCTGCACGAACTGCGGGCGGCTGTTCCCGGAGGTCCGGTGATCCTCTGCGGCTACTCCTTCGGGGGCGTGCTGGCGTATGAGATGGCCATCCGGCTGGACCAGGCCGGCATGCAGCCGCCGCTACTGATCCTGGTCGATTCTTATGCGCCATCCCTGCATGCAGAGGCCATGCGCCAAGGGCGAAGCGTCTTCAGCGCGATCAAGCACTCGCTCATCGCCCCCGTGGTGGAACGCCGATTGAGGAGGGGCCTGCCTCTGCAAGGCGCATTCAACCACTACCACATCATCGACACCTATGACAAGGCCACTTTGGCCTATCAGCCGGTCGCATACAACGGCCGCATGACCGTTCTCCACGCAGCCGACGGCTGGGGGCCGCCTGATATGGGCTGGCAAGCGCACGCAGCCGGTCCGTTCAGTGCTCGGATGGTCGAGGGCGACCATTTCACCATGGTGAGGCCTGCTGGCATCAACGCGCTCGCTACAGCCATCAACGCAGCGATCGCCGAGGCGGGCTGTTGA
- a CDS encoding AAA family ATPase, translating to MRHALVHAPTAGQERAIEALSRLDATGRQRVALILKGYAGTGKTTLLGALVEAMRQEGRPVVLLAPTGRAAKVLAAHARQEASTIHRRIYRVGGDDEGYTLGLAPNKDGGALFIVDEASMIGGSSAEEGFGARDLLGDLLEHVYMAPGCKLVLVGDPAQLPPVGSALSPALSAKELRSYGLLAGSVELTEVVRQAKASGILSNATALRSLLAAASPPTEQAGARPMAPLPRFVPQSDVIRTDGHDLQEALEDAYARDGDDEVCVVCRSNKRAYLYNQQVRLRIHGYEEELSPGDRLMVVKNNYLWAGLNGKPELIANGEPVTLKRMHRSEERYGLRFADLTVSWWSGNEERELEVKVFLDTLAAETPALPPARMKQLGQSIRDGLEGMPRRELVKRLREDPFLNALQVKYAYAVTCHKAQGGQWRTVFVDQGYLTEDMVDQEYLRWLYTAVTRATRKLHLLNFHPRFWGDQD from the coding sequence ATGAGGCATGCCTTGGTGCATGCGCCCACGGCTGGTCAGGAGCGAGCGATTGAAGCGCTATCCAGGCTCGATGCTACTGGACGGCAACGCGTTGCGCTGATCCTGAAAGGGTATGCGGGCACCGGCAAGACCACCCTGCTCGGGGCCTTGGTCGAGGCCATGCGCCAGGAAGGAAGGCCAGTGGTGCTCCTCGCGCCGACAGGCCGCGCCGCAAAGGTGCTCGCAGCGCATGCGCGGCAAGAGGCGAGCACCATTCATCGGAGGATATACCGCGTGGGCGGCGATGATGAGGGTTACACCCTGGGCTTGGCGCCGAACAAGGATGGCGGCGCGCTCTTCATCGTGGACGAAGCGAGCATGATCGGCGGATCATCGGCGGAAGAGGGCTTCGGCGCGCGCGACTTGCTGGGAGATCTGCTCGAGCACGTGTACATGGCGCCTGGCTGCAAGCTGGTGCTGGTGGGCGATCCGGCCCAATTGCCACCGGTGGGCAGCGCTCTGAGCCCGGCGTTGAGCGCGAAGGAGCTGAGGTCGTACGGCTTGTTGGCAGGCTCGGTTGAGCTCACCGAAGTGGTGCGTCAAGCCAAGGCGTCGGGCATCCTCAGCAACGCCACCGCCCTGCGTTCGCTGCTCGCCGCTGCATCGCCGCCAACGGAACAGGCTGGCGCTCGGCCAATGGCACCGCTGCCGCGCTTCGTTCCGCAGAGCGATGTGATCCGGACCGATGGGCACGACCTCCAGGAAGCACTGGAGGATGCGTATGCCCGCGATGGCGACGATGAAGTGTGCGTGGTTTGCCGCAGCAACAAGCGCGCGTACCTGTACAACCAGCAAGTCCGTTTGCGGATCCATGGCTACGAAGAGGAGCTGAGCCCCGGCGATCGGCTCATGGTGGTGAAGAACAACTACCTCTGGGCCGGGCTGAATGGCAAACCGGAGCTCATCGCCAACGGGGAGCCGGTCACCTTGAAGCGAATGCACCGCAGTGAGGAGCGCTATGGATTGCGCTTCGCCGACCTCACGGTTTCCTGGTGGAGCGGCAACGAAGAGCGCGAGCTCGAGGTGAAGGTGTTCCTCGATACCCTGGCGGCTGAGACGCCGGCCCTTCCTCCGGCGCGGATGAAGCAGCTGGGCCAGTCCATCAGGGACGGGTTGGAGGGCATGCCCAGGCGCGAGTTGGTGAAACGGCTGCGCGAGGACCCCTTCCTGAATGCGCTGCAGGTGAAGTATGCCTATGCGGTCACCTGCCACAAGGCGCAGGGCGGTCAATGGCGAACGGTGTTCGTGGATCAAGGCTACCTGACCGAGGATATGGTGGATCAGGAGTACCTGCGCTGGCTCTACACTGCCGTTACGCGCGCCACGCGCAAGCTTCACCTGCTCAATTTCCATCCCCGCTTTTGGGGCGATCAGGACTGA
- a CDS encoding TlpA family protein disulfide reductase, whose translation MSRIAVLCLALCAVRISAQDLTLSVHAPGHAGEVAQLYRYDDLFTMRTVRIGAALVNDEGRAELAASVIGTQRLRIRIGDAHGDLYARPGARYSLTFHQPDTRAARTISGTTRTELTFHDLDPLDVNALTSDLNARIDGFIAEDLATDEAAGMQALPVVKVDGSAPDSSRRPPTLFVMPTFSKARIDSFEMRVRHFYREVPDDWFNHYLTYSFAGLRHGPRVNESELFKSHLQGKPVHYDDPEQARFIRSFFSEHLAQAHRLHGPALMRAYALAEPDSLKAVLAKNEFLQDDRLCELVMIDLLHQQFNSAAVEKASALAILHRLAAASRYPEHRVIAANAYWDLTAMRTGEALPAARLNDLRGQAVALDSLLKGPVCVMVTASWCTYCDQELQALEQLHQEYGDAVRAIVILVDREPGEARRYADQRQGSRFVWLHAEAEQEFRDEWRIVSLPAFYLLNDRVLARSPAPPPSRGLGALLHSAKANAEKNGGIKVWDD comes from the coding sequence ATGAGCCGGATCGCTGTCCTGTGCCTCGCCCTCTGTGCCGTTCGAATCAGCGCTCAGGACCTCACCTTGAGCGTTCACGCTCCCGGCCATGCCGGAGAAGTGGCGCAGCTGTACCGATACGATGACCTGTTCACCATGCGCACGGTCCGGATCGGTGCCGCGCTCGTGAACGATGAAGGACGGGCCGAACTGGCCGCTTCGGTTATCGGCACGCAACGGCTGCGCATCCGGATCGGTGATGCGCATGGCGACCTCTATGCCCGGCCCGGTGCTCGCTATTCGCTCACCTTCCACCAGCCGGACACCCGAGCGGCGCGTACCATCAGCGGCACCACGCGTACGGAACTCACCTTTCATGACCTCGACCCGCTTGATGTGAATGCGCTCACGAGCGATCTGAATGCACGCATCGACGGATTCATCGCCGAGGACCTGGCCACCGATGAAGCCGCAGGCATGCAGGCGCTTCCCGTGGTCAAGGTGGATGGCAGCGCGCCGGATTCCTCGCGGCGCCCCCCCACCCTGTTCGTGATGCCCACCTTCAGCAAGGCCCGGATAGACAGTTTCGAGATGCGTGTCCGGCATTTCTACCGGGAGGTGCCCGATGACTGGTTCAACCATTACCTCACCTACAGCTTCGCAGGACTCCGGCACGGGCCGCGGGTGAATGAATCAGAGCTCTTCAAGTCGCACCTGCAGGGCAAGCCGGTGCATTACGATGACCCCGAGCAAGCCCGCTTCATCCGCAGCTTCTTCAGCGAGCACCTCGCGCAGGCGCATCGCCTGCACGGCCCGGCCCTCATGCGCGCGTACGCACTCGCCGAACCTGATAGCTTGAAGGCGGTGCTCGCGAAGAATGAATTCCTTCAGGATGACCGGTTGTGCGAACTGGTGATGATCGACCTGTTGCACCAGCAGTTCAACTCCGCTGCGGTGGAGAAGGCGTCGGCGTTGGCGATCCTCCACCGGCTGGCAGCCGCATCGCGCTATCCGGAGCACCGCGTGATCGCCGCGAATGCCTACTGGGACCTGACGGCCATGCGCACGGGCGAGGCGCTCCCGGCAGCTCGTCTCAATGATTTGCGCGGCCAAGCCGTGGCGCTGGACAGCTTGTTGAAGGGACCCGTTTGCGTGATGGTCACGGCCTCATGGTGCACCTACTGCGACCAGGAGCTGCAGGCGCTGGAGCAATTGCATCAAGAGTATGGGGATGCCGTTCGGGCGATCGTGATCCTGGTTGATCGCGAACCCGGGGAAGCGCGGCGCTATGCGGATCAGCGGCAGGGCTCTCGGTTCGTTTGGCTCCACGCCGAGGCTGAACAGGAGTTCCGCGACGAATGGCGGATCGTGAGCCTGCCTGCGTTCTACCTGCTCAATGATCGCGTGCTTGCGCGATCGCCGGCCCCTCCGCCCAGCCGCGGGCTGGGCGCTTTGCTGCACAGTGCGAAAGCGAATGCCGAGAAAAACGGCGGCATCAAGGTGTGGGACGACTGA
- a CDS encoding RsmD family RNA methyltransferase — MRVIGGKYRNRRIHPPAGIEARPTTDFAKEGLFNVLRNQVPLAGIRVLDLFAGTGNMSLEFLSQGADDLVSVESDRRLHDFMGRLAAELGESRWHRVRADVFTYLRSASGPFDIVFADPPFALEGIERLPTLVLEHGLLGPDGLLIVEHSERVSLAHVPGFRSQRSYGLVQFSFFRNHQSAQPASA; from the coding sequence ATGCGCGTCATAGGCGGCAAATACCGAAACCGCCGGATCCACCCACCTGCCGGCATCGAGGCACGGCCCACCACGGACTTCGCCAAGGAAGGCCTCTTCAATGTGCTGCGCAACCAGGTTCCGCTGGCGGGTATCCGCGTGCTCGACCTCTTCGCCGGCACCGGCAATATGTCGCTTGAGTTCCTGTCGCAAGGCGCCGATGATCTGGTGAGCGTGGAGAGCGATCGCCGGTTGCACGATTTCATGGGGCGCTTGGCCGCTGAGCTCGGCGAATCGCGCTGGCATCGGGTGCGCGCCGATGTGTTCACGTACCTGCGGTCCGCATCCGGTCCCTTCGACATCGTGTTCGCTGATCCGCCTTTCGCACTGGAAGGCATCGAACGGCTGCCTACCTTGGTGCTCGAGCATGGCCTGCTCGGGCCCGATGGGCTGCTGATCGTGGAGCATTCTGAGCGCGTGAGCCTGGCGCATGTGCCGGGCTTCCGATCGCAGCGCAGCTACGGACTGGTGCAGTTCAGCTTCTTCAGGAACCATCAATCGGCACAACCAGCTTCCGCATGA